The genomic segment CTGAACTGGTGGGGCTTCTCATTTGCTCCTACCAACGACTATAACCGGCAGCACGGGCGCATGCTTGTAGCTACCAGTGAGGGTGCATTCTACACCGATGATTATGGCGACAGCTGGGAGGAGCTGCACCAAACCCCTGGCAATAATGCCTATAGCGGAGTTATGGTTCACCCCGGGAATTCAGACATTATGTGGGTGGGTAATGATTTTGTGAAATATACCACTGACGGTGGCACTACCTGGAATACTTCGGCAGGACTGCCTTTTGCTTTTTATCCGAGCTTCGATCTTTGCGAAAATAGCAGTGGCGGTATGCGTTTGCTGGTCAACTATGAGCAATTAGCCACCGAAACTTATTACTCGGATGATATGGGCGCCAACTGTACCGCCGCCACCGGATATGCCGGTGCAGAATATTTCACTGATCTCTCCGTACGCCCGGCGGGCGACCTGCCTCAGATGGTTTATCTATCCACAGACAAAGGAGTTTATAAATCTGCCGACGGAGCCGTTTACACGAAATGTCCAAATCTAAACGGGTTGGTTTGGAGTGTACTGGGATCCACAGGTACCGACGTTTATGCAGGTGGCGCCAATGGCGTATTTCACAGCGCCGACGAAGGACAAACCTGGCAGCCTTTCAACACCGGCATTGAATATATAACGGTATGGGATTTGGTTTACGGAAATACCTCTGATGTTATTCTTGCAGGAACTTCTGGCTACAGCGTTTATGCCTATGGCCTTGATAATCCGCTTGCGTTTTCATTACCGTTCAGCGAAAATTTCGAAGGCCAGGAACTCCCCGACGGATGGCAAAACATTAATAATACTCCTTCCGGACACACATGGAGTTTCGACAACCCTGGAAACCGAACAATTACCGGCGCAGGTTTCGACAACAACTTTGCCATTATCGACAGCGATTTCTATGGTTTCGGCTCCAGCCAGGATGCTGATCTTATTACACCTCAAATCGACTGTAGTGATGCCAGTCTGGTATTTTTGACATTCGACCAGTCGTACCATCAATACCTGTTTTCTGAAGGAGCTGTTTCTGTAAGTAGTGATGGGGTAAACTGGACAAGTGTTTACGAAGTAACGTCCAACAATGGTTATCCTGATCCCGCCGTAACAGTTTTCTTAGATATAACGGCAGAAGCCGCTAATAAATCCACCGTTTGGATTAAATGGAACTACACAGGAAGCGGTGATTACTGGTGGGCAATCGACAATGTGCATATCTACGAGTCGGGAGTAGGGCTCAATCCGCAACAAGACTTGAGTGGCAGAATAAACATTTCGCCAAATCCGGCTAATGATCATTTTGCGATTACCAGTGCAAAAGCGGGAAGCATGCGCATCATCAACCAAAGCGGAGTTGTGATGATGGAGATGCCCATCGGCTGCAATGACCAAGCTATCGATATAAGCCGGTTGCCGGCAGGATTGTATTTTGTTTTTATTAAAACTGAAAATGGAATTGATATTAAAAAGCTGGTGAAAGAATAGTTACTCATCATCATTTAAATTAAAAAAGCTGCTTTGATCTAAAAAATCAAAGCAGCTTTTTTTATCTTGCCTCCGACCGCTATCCAAATTTGAAAAGGGGATTCTTCTACGTCAGTTTTAGAGCCTTGTTTTTGGTACGTCGAGACGCCCGGTCAGTCGTTTTTTTAAACAATCTTACTTACAAATATTGGCTTGTCGGATTCTTTGAGGATGTCGTCGGTGGCGCTGCCATAGAAAAAACGGGTAAGTTTTCCTTTGCCCTGTGTGAGCACAGCAACCATGTCGGGGTTGTTTTTCTGAATAAAACTGTGCAGCCCATGCTCCAGGCTGTTATTGTTGACAACATGCAACGCGTGATTGGTAAGATGATACTGCAGTGCCAGCCCGCGCATTTTTTCGATGGCATCGTCGGCATTGGTATTGTCGTCGGTAATCACATGAACCAGATGCATTGTGGCGCCTAAACCGTTGGCAAAGTCGCGGATGCTCTCAAGCCCTCCGTGCTGCTCCTCGCCGACATCGATGGCTACTGCAATTTTACGCACATCGCTTATTTCAGAGTCTTCTTTGACGATGATCATCGGATAATCGGTTTGTGCAATCAAACGCTTGGTTTGGTTACCAAACAGGTATTCAAGAAAACCGCGTTCTTCACGACCTTCGGCAATCATGAGGTCAGTTCCATATTTTTGCATGTAGCTGTTGAGGCTGGTTTTGCTTTCGCCAAAACTGACCTTTGGTATAATGCGCAGCTGTGGAGTAGAATATCTTTGTGCTTCCTCCTGTAGTTTTTTACGATGCGTTTCGAGTATTTCTTTGTCGAGACGTGCGGCCTGAGCTCCCGGAGCCATGTACACTTCGCCGGTAGCCATGTAGGCCTGCGATGGCGTGGCCGTCAAAATGTGCAAAAGGATGATTTCGCCGACATGAAGTTTTGTTGCTAGTTGAATTGCAAACCCCATGACTTTTCCTGACATGGAAGCGCTTTCTGTGGTGACCAAAATTCTTGTTATTGACATTGTACCTGAGATTAAAAATTACTATTATCTTTACCTGCTCTAAAAACATACCATTAAATCGATTTACATGATTAATTTTCAGGCTACTACTAACCAGCGCTTTAGCTTTTTATAATAAAAAATGAATTTTTATCCTCTTGTGGAATATTTTCAACAAATTGTGCATTACACCGGATAAAATAGAGTCTTGTGAAAATCATCTGTTTTAGGAAATTATTAATAAAGAAAACATGAAAGAGACGACACTGGAAGCCTTGCCCAACCCCGTAATAATTTATGATGCGAGCTGGAACGTTCGATGGATGAACAGATCGGCACTGGAGTTTACGGGCTATTCCTCTCTTGACGATCTTTTGGGTGTTCATATCACACGTCTTTTTCTGGAAAGTAGTCAGCCGGAGATCAGCGAGATACAGCAAGTTACCAACGAAACCAAGAGCTTCGATCTGAAGCGTGAGTTGCACCATTTGCACCGCAAAGGTCATGGGGTGAAAATTCTCGCCCGTTTTGGCAAATTTATTTTCCCAAGTCCCAACGGGCAGGAGATGCACATAGAATCAGGGATTCCTTCCGACGAAATATTGGACTGGCACAACGAGCAATACGACCGCTTGCAGAATTACAAAGTCCTGGCTGAAAATGTGCCTGGCAGTGACATGATGCTCGTCGACAATGAGCATAGAATATTATGCAACGTGGGCAGTGAAATCCTGAAACATGGCTGGGCAAGCCCCGTCACCTCCGAAACAACTTTACAGGAATATTTCCCCGCGGAAATCATGCGCGCCCTGGAACCTTTGCTGCAGATAGCTTTTGAATCCACTCCGGTGAGCCGCGAACTTTCGGTAGGTAATAAACAATATTACGTGCGCCTCACCCCGCTGATGGATAACTTTGGCAGAATGACGTGTGTGATTATTTTTCAAAACATCACCGAAACCAAGCTGGTGGAGAAAAAATTGAAACTCTCCAAAAAAGAAGCTGACGAGGCCAACAACGCCAAGAGCAACTTCATCGCAAAGATGTCGCACGAAATACGCACGCCGCTCAATGCGGTAATTGGCTTTACGGAACAACTACGCAAAACGCGCCTCAGCAAAAAACAGTCGGAGTATGTTAGTGTAATCCATAACTCCTCGCAGCATCTGCTCACCATCATCGACGAAATATTGGTGCTGAGTAAAATTGAATCGGGGGAGATACATCTTGAAGAAATTCCTTTTAAAATTAGCAATGTTTTAAAGGCCGTGCATGGTGTGGTGGAGTTGCGTTACAAAGAGAAAAACCTGGAGTATCATGAAAACATCGATCCTGCCCTCGACTCAGTGCTTATTGGCGACGAAGCAAAGTTGCGGCAGATATTGATTAATCTGGTAAACAACGCCATCAAATTTACCAAACGCGGATCGGTAACGGTGGAAGGGTGTATGGTCAGATCGACGCGAAAAATATTGACAGTTCGTTTCAACATCATCGACACCGGAATAGGCATTGCCGAAGAAGATTTCAAAACCATTTTCCATCCCTTCCACCAGGTTGACAATTCGATAGGACGTTCGTATTCGGGCACCGGGCTGGGGCTTACCATCAGCAAGGATCTGATAGAAACCATGGGCGGCAGCCTCACCGCCGGAAGCCGGCTGGGCAAAGGATCGACCTTTTCGTTTGTTTTAAAACTTCAAAAACATGCCGACCCTGATTATAAATTATTAGATACAAAACAGGCTTTTTCGATGTTGCCGCTGCGCCACGTTTCCGTGCTTTTTGTGGACGATGACCCCGTGAACCGGATGCTCGGAAAAGAAATCCTGAAACAGCTAAAGATAAAAACCATATTCGCCTCATCCGGCAAAACAGCCTTGCGCCATTTTAAGCCTGGCAAATTTCACGTGGTGTTGCTCGACATCAACATGCCCGGCCTCAACGGCATTGAGGTGGCCAAAGCCATGCGCACTGAAGAAGCCGGTGCGCCTGAGCAGCGCAAATCGCGGATCATTGCCATGACGGCCAATGTGCTGAGAAGACACACCGAACAATATCTCGCCGCCGGCATGGATGATGTAATCCTGAAACCTTTTAAAGAGGAGTACATTTACGAAAAAATCGTTTTGCACACCTCCGATGTCCCCATTATCGAAACGGAAATTAAAACAACAATTAGCAAAACATCAAAAAAAACCGATTCCTCCTCTACCCCATTCGATCTCACCGAGCTTATTCATATAACAAAAGGCGACAAAGAATTTTTGCTGCTGATGCTCGATACTTTTATTAAAAATACAAGCGAACTGCTTGAAAGTATCCGGCAAAACCTCGTGGAAGACGACTACCAGCAAATCGCTGAAGCAGCACACAGGCTGCTACCATCGGCACAACAACTGGGACTTACCAAAGTAACTCCTCTGCTTTTGAAAATAGAAAATCGCTATCTGCGACAAGAAAAGTATCGCCGCGATGCTGCATTGGTAAAACGATCTATTCGCGAAATAAAATTGGGATTGAAACAAATCATAGAAGCTGAGGCAAAAATCCGCGACAACAATTTTTAAGAATTTTATCAGAAAATCTTATTGTATTTTTGACGCACTAACGCAAGGAGCCAAATGAAAAAAAGTATACTCATCATCGATGACGATCATTTCATCATCAACTTGCTTGAGAATTATCTCAAACGCGAGGGTTACAAAATTTTTACGCTGGGGAAAGGGAAGCCTGCGCTTCAGTTGATGCGTGAAGAAACCATCGATCTGGTGCTATGCGACATCCGCCTGCCCGACATCAACGGCGCCGAGTTGCTTACGCAGATAAAACATGCCAGCCCCAACATTCCTGTCATCATGATGACGGCCTATGCCGAAATCCGTACTGCTGTCGAAACCATCAAATCGGGCGCCTACGACTACGTTACCAAACCCATCTATCCCGAAGAGATCAGCACGATTATCAAGAAAGCTTTGCGCAAAAAATTAGCGCTCGAAACAGCTACCGATCAGGATTTTATTACCGGCAAGAGCACACTGATGCTCGAACTTATCGACCAGAGCAAGCTGG from the Bacteroidales bacterium genome contains:
- a CDS encoding choice-of-anchor J domain-containing protein, with the translated sequence MKRFFLAFFCGLLLCVIAKAQEPSISSITGSMIPAGAIIARDMQPQAMESFGEIPAEFRSQWTSHGPYGGNIRRFATNGTNGMNVVVACANSGASNGGVWYSEDGGINWNPSTIQKKQMWGLAAHPTQAGKFYAGGEYGLYESTDGGANWDQIAFPSTFLLGVGLQTSNPQLMVAGPSTNRGLRYSSNGGTTWNNTNVTGGFMRNFTVSPANPSKMFVTLTGSAGGLYTSEDGATWTSINPSNSGECSGIYADPDNVDIILLSAENGIFKTVDGGANWSHKLSFSGYGFYGCNIVKYNNVLRTAFWYDDIYESADNGDSWTLVANNIMEKSWQALGVSDAGFLAGSYGTIAREEGQELILSVEGLNNAYVHCVAYYADRNELWAGTEGSGIWCSYDMGLTWNHKSSNILNWWGFSFAPTNDYNRQHGRMLVATSEGAFYTDDYGDSWEELHQTPGNNAYSGVMVHPGNSDIMWVGNDFVKYTTDGGTTWNTSAGLPFAFYPSFDLCENSSGGMRLLVNYEQLATETYYSDDMGANCTAATGYAGAEYFTDLSVRPAGDLPQMVYLSTDKGVYKSADGAVYTKCPNLNGLVWSVLGSTGTDVYAGGANGVFHSADEGQTWQPFNTGIEYITVWDLVYGNTSDVILAGTSGYSVYAYGLDNPLAFSLPFSENFEGQELPDGWQNINNTPSGHTWSFDNPGNRTITGAGFDNNFAIIDSDFYGFGSSQDADLITPQIDCSDASLVFLTFDQSYHQYLFSEGAVSVSSDGVNWTSVYEVTSNNGYPDPAVTVFLDITAEAANKSTVWIKWNYTGSGDYWWAIDNVHIYESGVGLNPQQDLSGRINISPNPANDHFAITSAKAGSMRIINQSGVVMMEMPIGCNDQAIDISRLPAGLYFVFIKTENGIDIKKLVKE
- a CDS encoding ATP-binding protein, with protein sequence MKETTLEALPNPVIIYDASWNVRWMNRSALEFTGYSSLDDLLGVHITRLFLESSQPEISEIQQVTNETKSFDLKRELHHLHRKGHGVKILARFGKFIFPSPNGQEMHIESGIPSDEILDWHNEQYDRLQNYKVLAENVPGSDMMLVDNEHRILCNVGSEILKHGWASPVTSETTLQEYFPAEIMRALEPLLQIAFESTPVSRELSVGNKQYYVRLTPLMDNFGRMTCVIIFQNITETKLVEKKLKLSKKEADEANNAKSNFIAKMSHEIRTPLNAVIGFTEQLRKTRLSKKQSEYVSVIHNSSQHLLTIIDEILVLSKIESGEIHLEEIPFKISNVLKAVHGVVELRYKEKNLEYHENIDPALDSVLIGDEAKLRQILINLVNNAIKFTKRGSVTVEGCMVRSTRKILTVRFNIIDTGIGIAEEDFKTIFHPFHQVDNSIGRSYSGTGLGLTISKDLIETMGGSLTAGSRLGKGSTFSFVLKLQKHADPDYKLLDTKQAFSMLPLRHVSVLFVDDDPVNRMLGKEILKQLKIKTIFASSGKTALRHFKPGKFHVVLLDINMPGLNGIEVAKAMRTEEAGAPEQRKSRIIAMTANVLRRHTEQYLAAGMDDVILKPFKEEYIYEKIVLHTSDVPIIETEIKTTISKTSKKTDSSSTPFDLTELIHITKGDKEFLLLMLDTFIKNTSELLESIRQNLVEDDYQQIAEAAHRLLPSAQQLGLTKVTPLLLKIENRYLRQEKYRRDAALVKRSIREIKLGLKQIIEAEAKIRDNNF
- a CDS encoding universal stress protein, giving the protein MSITRILVTTESASMSGKVMGFAIQLATKLHVGEIILLHILTATPSQAYMATGEVYMAPGAQAARLDKEILETHRKKLQEEAQRYSTPQLRIIPKVSFGESKTSLNSYMQKYGTDLMIAEGREERGFLEYLFGNQTKRLIAQTDYPMIIVKEDSEISDVRKIAVAIDVGEEQHGGLESIRDFANGLGATMHLVHVITDDNTNADDAIEKMRGLALQYHLTNHALHVVNNNSLEHGLHSFIQKNNPDMVAVLTQGKGKLTRFFYGSATDDILKESDKPIFVSKIV